One stretch of Streptomyces sp. A2-16 DNA includes these proteins:
- a CDS encoding EthD family reductase, with protein MYNLVLLAARPPDWTHERFIAWWRGEHAELTRQLPGLRSWRHTDIDAALEPRSQGWDGVSVLGFDTAEDLRKALESPQWAAAVAQVGDMRGRRIAVMGGEMEMYGG; from the coding sequence ATGTACAACCTCGTCCTGCTGGCCGCGCGGCCGCCCGACTGGACGCACGAACGGTTCATCGCCTGGTGGCGCGGCGAGCACGCCGAACTCACCCGGCAGCTGCCCGGTCTCAGGTCCTGGCGGCACACCGACATCGACGCGGCCCTCGAACCGCGTTCGCAGGGCTGGGACGGTGTCTCCGTCCTGGGCTTCGACACCGCCGAGGACCTGCGCAAGGCACTGGAGAGTCCGCAGTGGGCGGCGGCCGTCGCCCAGGTCGGCGACATGCGCGGCCGCCGGATCGCCGTCATGGGCGGCGAGATGGAGATGTACGGCGGCTGA
- a CDS encoding TetR/AcrR family transcriptional regulator gives MARARIVDPEEGPRSKRGAILVAAVERFGEDGYENTKWSDVADRVGIGQTALYHYFESKAHCLLTIMRLELQRSHDQFVEATADLTEPVEEVRAAVRSAFAVSEREIRQMRILQANMSLLATPRKSKREETERVAARQLVQMVERDWTNLLMRGMARGAFPVRDAHTLGLAVLGMIVSVWRWYRPTGAIPLSEISELIEGCVVRMVAE, from the coding sequence ATGGCAAGGGCGCGGATCGTGGATCCGGAGGAAGGGCCCAGGTCGAAGCGCGGCGCGATCCTCGTGGCGGCCGTGGAGCGGTTCGGGGAGGACGGCTACGAGAACACCAAGTGGTCGGACGTGGCCGACCGGGTCGGTATCGGACAGACCGCCCTGTACCACTACTTCGAGTCCAAGGCCCACTGCCTGCTCACCATCATGCGGCTCGAACTCCAGCGCTCCCACGACCAGTTCGTCGAGGCCACGGCCGACCTGACGGAACCGGTGGAGGAGGTGCGCGCGGCGGTGCGCTCCGCCTTCGCGGTCAGCGAGCGGGAGATCCGCCAGATGCGCATCCTGCAGGCCAACATGTCCCTGCTCGCCACCCCGCGCAAGTCCAAGCGCGAGGAGACCGAGCGCGTGGCGGCCCGCCAGCTGGTCCAGATGGTCGAGCGGGACTGGACGAACCTGCTGATGCGCGGCATGGCCAGGGGCGCCTTCCCGGTGCGTGACGCGCACACCCTCGGTCTCGCCGTGCTCGGGATGATCGTCAGCGTGTGGCGGTGGTACCGGCCGACCGGGGCGATTCCCCTGTCGGAGATCAGTGAGCTGATCGAGGGGTGCGTGGTGCGGATGGTCGCGGAGTAG
- a CDS encoding nuclear transport factor 2 family protein, with product MVLREYMARMDGQDPEKALELLEPGFRFLIALPGGQRTGTSREDFADYIAGRDAVDRRHEIVRYCVDGDVETAYGFVVDQGVTTGAFLSAVRVSPAGLMAGYQSFFTPDFDLVDRP from the coding sequence ATGGTGCTTCGCGAATACATGGCCAGAATGGACGGCCAGGACCCGGAAAAGGCCCTCGAACTCCTGGAACCCGGCTTCCGGTTCCTCATCGCCCTTCCGGGCGGCCAACGGACCGGCACATCGCGCGAGGACTTCGCCGACTACATCGCCGGACGTGACGCCGTGGACCGCAGGCACGAGATCGTGCGGTACTGCGTCGACGGCGATGTCGAGACGGCGTACGGCTTCGTGGTCGACCAGGGCGTGACCACGGGAGCCTTCCTGTCCGCCGTACGCGTCTCGCCCGCCGGGCTCATGGCCGGCTACCAGTCCTTCTTCACCCCGGACTTCGACCTCGTGGACCGGCCGTGA